One genomic region from Lycorma delicatula isolate Av1 chromosome 9, ASM4794821v1, whole genome shotgun sequence encodes:
- the RpS29 gene encoding ribosomal protein S29, producing the protein MGHQNIWYSHPRKYGQGSRSCRACANGHGLIRKYGLNLCRQCFREYAAEIGFKKLD; encoded by the exons ATGGGTCATCAAAATATCTGGTATTCTCACCCAAGGAAGTATGGTCAAGGCTCACGTtcatg ccgaGCATGTGCCAATGGTCATGGTTTAATTAGGAAGTATGGACTTAATTTATGTCGTCAGTGCTTCAGAGAATATGCAGCAGAAATAGGTTTCAAGAAG ttGGATTAA